A region of Natribaculum luteum DNA encodes the following proteins:
- a CDS encoding HAD-IIA family hydrolase, with translation MTRYEAAILDVDGTIVRGDRLLPGATEGLRALEDAGLSWLLFSNNPTRSPDHYRKRLAEHGIDVDLEHVLTSATVTAEYLAANHDDDAVYLVGEDRLESILEETGLEVTTDPTEATLVLGSIDRGFTYERLRSALETLEGDVPFYGTDPDVTIPTDDGAIPGSGAILAAMEAVAGRKPDAVFGKPSSVAASAATTRLGASAEDTLVVGDRLDTDVELGTRAGMTTAVVLTGVTTRADLERSAVEPDYVLDSLAEVDSLLER, from the coding sequence ATGACCCGATACGAGGCGGCGATCCTCGACGTCGACGGGACGATCGTTCGCGGCGACCGGTTGCTTCCCGGCGCGACCGAGGGACTGCGGGCACTCGAGGACGCGGGACTGTCGTGGCTCCTGTTCTCGAACAATCCGACTCGAAGCCCGGACCACTACCGGAAGCGGCTGGCCGAACACGGGATCGACGTCGATCTCGAGCACGTCCTCACGTCCGCCACGGTCACGGCGGAGTATCTCGCCGCGAATCACGACGACGACGCGGTGTACCTCGTCGGCGAGGACCGCCTCGAGTCGATCCTCGAGGAGACCGGCCTCGAGGTGACGACCGATCCGACCGAGGCGACGCTCGTCCTCGGGTCGATCGACCGGGGGTTCACCTACGAGCGCCTGCGATCGGCGCTCGAGACGCTCGAGGGGGACGTCCCGTTCTACGGCACCGATCCGGACGTGACGATCCCGACCGACGACGGCGCGATCCCGGGATCGGGTGCAATCCTCGCCGCGATGGAGGCGGTCGCGGGTCGCAAACCGGACGCAGTCTTCGGGAAGCCGTCGTCGGTCGCGGCGAGTGCGGCCACGACGAGACTGGGAGCCAGCGCAGAGGACACGCTCGTGGTCGGCGATCGACTCGACACTGACGTCGAACTCGGTACTCGCGCCGGGATGACGACCGCGGTCGTCCTGACGGGCGTCACGACCCGGGCGGACCTCGAGCGGTCGGCCGTCGAACCCGACTACGTCCTCGACTCGCTCGCCGAGGTCGACTCGCTGCTCGAGCGCTGA
- a CDS encoding cytochrome c maturation protein CcmE yields MRRKNKLLFAGVGVVLLLAVLGTTVMSASAEFVTPTSVDEGDYEGEWVNLEGQVADLEQADGRLTFAVEDGNTSVDVVYDGTMPETMAEGRIVVAKGTVDGDTLRATELSVRAHEEDGAEPPEEHA; encoded by the coding sequence ATGAGACGAAAAAATAAGCTACTCTTCGCCGGCGTGGGAGTAGTGTTACTCCTCGCCGTCCTCGGAACGACGGTGATGAGCGCCTCCGCGGAGTTCGTCACGCCGACGTCGGTCGACGAGGGCGACTACGAAGGTGAGTGGGTCAACCTCGAAGGACAGGTGGCCGACCTCGAACAGGCCGACGGCCGACTGACCTTCGCCGTCGAAGACGGCAACACGTCGGTCGACGTGGTCTACGACGGAACCATGCCGGAGACGATGGCCGAAGGCCGAATCGTCGTCGCGAAAGGGACCGTCGACGGCGATACGCTCCGGGCCACTGAACTCTCGGTCAGAGCACACGAGGAGGACGGCGCCGAGCCACCGGAAGAACACGCCTGA
- the ccmA gene encoding heme ABC exporter ATP-binding protein CcmA produces the protein MGSIHVDGVTKRLGSTVAVGDVSFTVESGEHVGLFGPNGAGKTTLMQMLSTLSAPSEGRIRIDGAEVTPDATDVRRKLGVVGHRPMVYGTLTARENLRLHARLRGVSTDRVERVLEQVNLRTRASTRVEEYSHGMRKRLAIARSVLHDPTVLLLDEPYTGLDQRSAADLRRILEQFDDRTVVLATHDLERGANVCDRALVLVDGDVVRDVRTDDRDADAFRTVYERAIGLAEPQ, from the coding sequence ATGGGATCGATTCACGTCGACGGCGTGACGAAACGGCTCGGATCGACCGTCGCCGTTGGCGACGTGAGTTTCACCGTCGAATCAGGGGAGCACGTCGGGCTGTTCGGCCCTAACGGGGCGGGCAAGACGACGCTGATGCAGATGCTCTCGACGCTCTCTGCGCCCTCCGAGGGACGAATCCGCATCGACGGTGCCGAGGTGACTCCCGACGCGACCGACGTCCGCCGGAAACTCGGCGTCGTGGGACACCGCCCGATGGTCTACGGAACGCTCACCGCCCGCGAGAACTTGCGCCTCCACGCCCGATTGCGCGGCGTCAGTACCGACCGCGTCGAACGGGTCCTCGAGCAGGTAAATCTCCGGACGCGTGCCTCGACGCGCGTCGAGGAGTACTCACACGGAATGCGAAAACGACTCGCGATCGCCCGCTCGGTGTTGCACGATCCGACGGTCCTGTTGCTCGACGAACCCTACACCGGTCTCGACCAGCGCTCGGCCGCCGACCTCCGACGGATCCTCGAGCAGTTCGACGACCGGACCGTCGTGCTCGCCACGCACGACCTCGAGCGGGGGGCGAACGTCTGTGATCGGGCGCTCGTCCTCGTCGACGGCGACGTCGTCCGCGACGTTCGAACCGACGACCGAGACGCCGACGCGTTCCGGACGGTGTACGAACGGGCGATCGGCCTGGCCGAACCGCAATGA
- a CDS encoding heme exporter protein CcmB, whose product MIDAVRDYRRVVLEVARKDLLVELRSRQVLNTAVVFSLLVVVIFAFSFARSFQDVGVVASGALWIAFVFAGTFGVSQSAASEEADAGLDGLLLVPVDRSAIYVGKVVSNTAFTTAVALVTLCCTVVFLGFDVDPASIPLLLLVVVLAAFGFTSTGVLIATMTTRARLRELLLPLLLVPLVIPVLLAGVELTRAITDGLPTASWLQLLLVYDGVLFLTGLATFEYVVER is encoded by the coding sequence ATGATCGACGCCGTCCGCGATTACCGACGCGTCGTCCTCGAGGTCGCGCGCAAGGACCTCCTCGTCGAGTTGCGCTCGAGACAGGTGCTCAACACGGCGGTCGTGTTCTCGCTGCTGGTGGTCGTCATCTTCGCGTTCAGTTTCGCCCGGTCGTTCCAGGACGTCGGCGTCGTCGCCAGCGGCGCGCTCTGGATCGCGTTCGTCTTCGCCGGCACCTTCGGCGTGAGCCAGAGCGCCGCCTCCGAGGAGGCCGACGCCGGACTCGACGGGCTGTTGCTCGTACCGGTCGATCGGTCGGCGATCTACGTCGGGAAGGTGGTGAGCAACACCGCGTTCACGACGGCCGTCGCGCTCGTGACGCTCTGCTGTACCGTCGTGTTCCTCGGCTTCGACGTCGACCCCGCGTCGATCCCGCTGCTGTTGCTCGTCGTCGTCCTGGCCGCGTTCGGATTCACCTCGACCGGCGTCCTCATCGCGACGATGACGACTCGAGCGCGACTCCGTGAACTCCTGTTGCCGCTCTTGCTCGTCCCGCTCGTCATCCCGGTGTTGCTCGCGGGCGTCGAACTCACGCGCGCGATCACCGACGGGCTCCCGACTGCGAGCTGGCTGCAGCTCTTGCTCGTCTACGACGGTGTCCTCTTTCTCACCGGGCTGGCGACGTTCGAGTACGTAGTCGAACGCTAA